The following proteins come from a genomic window of Streptomyces sp. Sge12:
- a CDS encoding fumarylacetoacetate hydrolase family protein — MRVLTFTHGPDDTTERLGAESDGLVLDLAVLADHAGVRLPHDLLSFVQAGPAALEAARSLLAADPAGRPDGAVHRPGDVTLRAPLRPGKIIGVGLNYIEHVEESSRSLDTDKDLPPRPVLFGKPATAVTGPGAPILHNADLTTQLDWECELAVVIGRTAFRVSEEEAYDHIFGFSIINDISARDQRRSGQWFFSKGQDSYAPFGPVVVTRDAIHDPMALNLSLRVNGVTKQKSNTRHMLFPIARLIADISSGMTLEPGDVIATGSPSGVGAGMVPPEFLQPGDTVEATVEGIGTLTNPVVDAR; from the coding sequence ATGCGCGTGCTGACCTTCACCCACGGCCCCGACGACACCACCGAACGACTGGGCGCCGAGAGCGACGGCCTCGTCCTCGACCTCGCGGTCCTCGCCGACCACGCCGGTGTCCGACTCCCGCACGACCTGCTGTCCTTCGTCCAGGCCGGCCCCGCCGCCCTGGAGGCGGCCCGGAGCCTGCTCGCCGCGGACCCCGCCGGCCGCCCGGACGGGGCCGTCCACCGCCCCGGCGACGTGACCCTGCGCGCACCCCTGCGCCCGGGCAAGATCATCGGAGTGGGACTCAACTACATCGAGCACGTCGAGGAGTCCAGCCGCAGCCTCGACACCGACAAGGACCTGCCGCCGCGCCCGGTCCTCTTCGGCAAGCCCGCCACCGCCGTCACCGGACCCGGAGCGCCGATCCTGCACAACGCCGACCTGACCACCCAGCTGGACTGGGAGTGCGAGCTCGCCGTCGTCATCGGCCGCACCGCCTTCCGGGTGAGCGAGGAGGAGGCGTACGACCACATCTTCGGCTTCAGCATCATCAACGACATCAGCGCCCGCGACCAGCGGCGTTCCGGCCAGTGGTTCTTCTCCAAGGGCCAGGACTCCTACGCCCCCTTCGGCCCGGTGGTCGTGACCCGCGACGCGATCCACGACCCGATGGCCCTCAACCTCTCGCTGCGCGTCAACGGCGTCACCAAGCAGAAGTCGAACACCCGGCACATGCTCTTCCCGATCGCCCGACTCATCGCCGACATCAGCTCCGGCATGACCCTGGAACCCGGCGACGTGATCGCGACGGGCTCACCGTCCGGCGTCGGCGCCGGCATGGTCCCGCCCGAGTTCCTGCAACCCGGTGACACCGTCGAAGCCACGGTCGAAGGCATCGGCACCCTGACCAACCCCGTCGTCGACGCCCGCTGA
- a CDS encoding maleate cis-trans isomerase family protein, whose translation METEVPAILRARQAVAPDERFTFHSSRMRMTHVTPEQLKAMDADSDRCAVELSDARVDVLGYACLVAIMSMGLGYHRTSEQRLHTRTAENGAPAPVVTSAGALVHGLHTIGARKIVLLAPYMRPLTRTVVDYLTHEGIEVLDHQALEIPDNLDVAAHDPARLPGLARALEYADADAVVLSACVQMPSLGAIEEAEQLLGKPVVSAAVCTAHQMLRALDLDAVAPGAGHLLSGPYARTPLPTRTAS comes from the coding sequence ATGGAGACCGAGGTCCCGGCCATCCTCCGGGCCCGCCAGGCCGTCGCACCCGACGAGCGCTTCACCTTCCACTCCAGCCGGATGCGCATGACCCATGTGACCCCGGAACAGCTCAAGGCCATGGACGCCGACTCCGACCGCTGCGCCGTGGAACTCTCCGACGCCAGGGTCGACGTACTGGGCTACGCCTGCCTGGTCGCCATCATGAGCATGGGCCTCGGCTACCACCGCACCTCGGAGCAGCGGCTGCACACGCGGACCGCCGAGAACGGCGCGCCCGCCCCCGTCGTCACCAGCGCCGGAGCCCTCGTCCACGGGCTGCACACCATCGGCGCCCGGAAGATCGTGCTGCTGGCCCCCTACATGCGCCCGCTCACCCGGACCGTCGTGGACTACCTCACGCACGAGGGCATCGAGGTCCTCGACCACCAGGCCCTCGAGATCCCCGACAACCTCGACGTCGCCGCCCACGACCCGGCCCGGCTGCCGGGCCTCGCGCGGGCCCTGGAGTACGCCGACGCGGACGCGGTCGTGCTCTCGGCCTGCGTGCAGATGCCGTCCCTGGGCGCCATCGAGGAGGCCGAGCAACTCCTCGGCAAGCCGGTGGTGTCGGCGGCCGTCTGCACCGCCCACCAGATGCTGCGCGCCCTGGACCTGGACGCGGTGGCCCCGGGCGCGGGCCACCTGCTCTCCGGCCCCTACGCACGCACCCCCCTGCCCACCCGAACCGCGTCCTAG
- a CDS encoding zinc-dependent alcohol dehydrogenase family protein, with the protein MRAVVFERYGERAEVKDVAEPAPPAGGVVVRVEATGLCRSDWHGWMGHDPDIVLPHVPGHELAGVVEAVGAGVRNWRVGDRVTTPFVCACGSCADCAAGHHQVCARQTQPGFTHWGSFAEYVALDHADVNLVAVPEELSYATAAGLGCRFATAFRAVVAQGRVAAGEWVSVYGCGGVGLSAVMIAAAAGARVVAVDTAPEALELARKFGAVHAVDARDGADTARAVREATGGGAHLSLDALGSPQTAAASVAGLRRRGRHVQVGLLPAAAGAAAWPMDRVIGWELEILGSHGMAAHAYPPMMELVRSGVLRPDLLVTSTVPLDDAPAALAAMGTSPGRGVTIILPGAAARG; encoded by the coding sequence GTGCGGGCGGTGGTCTTCGAGCGGTACGGGGAGCGGGCCGAGGTCAAGGACGTGGCGGAGCCGGCTCCGCCGGCGGGCGGGGTGGTGGTGCGCGTCGAGGCCACCGGGCTGTGCCGCAGCGACTGGCACGGCTGGATGGGGCACGACCCGGACATCGTGCTGCCGCACGTCCCCGGGCACGAACTCGCGGGTGTGGTCGAGGCGGTGGGGGCCGGTGTCAGGAACTGGCGGGTCGGTGACCGGGTCACGACGCCGTTCGTGTGCGCCTGCGGCAGCTGCGCCGACTGCGCGGCCGGCCACCACCAGGTGTGCGCCCGGCAGACGCAGCCCGGGTTCACGCACTGGGGGTCCTTCGCCGAGTACGTGGCCCTGGACCACGCCGACGTGAACCTGGTGGCCGTGCCCGAGGAGCTCTCGTACGCGACGGCGGCCGGTCTCGGCTGCCGCTTCGCGACGGCCTTCCGGGCGGTGGTGGCGCAGGGCAGGGTGGCGGCGGGCGAATGGGTGTCCGTGTACGGCTGCGGCGGGGTGGGGCTCTCCGCCGTGATGATCGCGGCTGCGGCCGGGGCCCGGGTGGTGGCGGTGGACACGGCGCCGGAGGCGCTGGAACTGGCGCGGAAGTTCGGCGCCGTGCACGCCGTGGACGCCCGCGACGGCGCCGACACCGCCCGGGCGGTGCGGGAAGCGACCGGCGGGGGCGCGCACCTCTCGCTCGACGCGCTGGGGTCGCCGCAGACGGCGGCGGCCTCGGTGGCCGGGCTGCGCCGGCGGGGGCGGCACGTGCAGGTGGGACTGCTGCCGGCGGCGGCCGGCGCGGCGGCCTGGCCGATGGACCGGGTGATCGGCTGGGAGCTGGAGATCCTCGGCAGCCACGGGATGGCGGCGCACGCGTACCCGCCCATGATGGAACTGGTCCGGAGCGGGGTGCTGCGGCCGGACCTGCTGGTCACCTCGACCGTCCCGCTCGACGACGCCCCGGCGGCGCTGGCCGCGATGGGTACGTCGCCGGGGCGCGGGGTCACGATCATCCTGCCGGGGGCGGCGGCGCGCGGCTGA
- a CDS encoding DMT family transporter, translating to MGVVLPVLFALFAAFSNALATVLQRRAALTVPQSDGFRFGLVLDLLKRPLWIGGILAVIAAGAGQAAALATGALALVQPLFVLELPLALLIASLVTRQRLPRALWLAVAGVVAGLGIALVAASPAGNRTDVPTERWAVALTACAVVVALLAVAGLRRPPGRSRAVCLGAATAVCYALTAALMKSAVHVLDDSGFVAFLTTWETYAFGASGICALLLLEHAMQGGPLVASQPALTLGDASISIALGVILYEEHLRSGWWLLPQLLGVALICAGVVALARAGDGAP from the coding sequence ATGGGCGTCGTCCTGCCGGTCCTCTTCGCGCTGTTCGCGGCGTTCAGCAACGCGCTGGCCACCGTGCTCCAGCGGCGGGCCGCGCTCACCGTGCCGCAGAGCGACGGCTTCCGCTTCGGCCTGGTGCTCGATCTGCTGAAGCGCCCGCTGTGGATCGGCGGCATCCTCGCCGTCATCGCGGCCGGTGCGGGGCAGGCCGCGGCCCTGGCCACGGGCGCACTGGCCCTCGTACAGCCGCTGTTCGTGCTGGAGCTGCCGCTCGCGCTGCTGATCGCCTCGCTGGTGACGCGGCAACGGCTGCCGCGGGCGCTGTGGCTGGCCGTGGCGGGGGTGGTGGCGGGGCTCGGGATCGCACTGGTGGCCGCCTCGCCCGCGGGCAACCGTACGGACGTGCCGACCGAGCGGTGGGCGGTCGCGCTGACCGCCTGCGCGGTGGTCGTCGCCCTGCTCGCCGTCGCAGGTCTGCGCCGTCCGCCCGGCCGTTCGCGGGCCGTGTGCCTCGGGGCCGCCACCGCCGTCTGCTACGCGCTCACGGCCGCCCTGATGAAGTCGGCGGTGCACGTCCTCGACGACAGCGGCTTCGTCGCCTTCCTGACCACCTGGGAGACGTACGCCTTCGGGGCGAGCGGCATCTGCGCCCTGCTGCTGCTGGAACACGCCATGCAGGGCGGGCCGCTGGTCGCCTCGCAGCCCGCGCTGACGCTCGGCGACGCGAGCATCAGCATCGCACTGGGCGTGATCCTCTACGAGGAACACCTGCGGTCGGGCTGGTGGCTGCTCCCCCAGCTGCTGGGCGTGGCCCTGATCTGCGCCGGAGTAGTGGCCCTCGCGCGGGCCGGGGACGGCGCGCCCTGA
- a CDS encoding ATP-grasp domain-containing protein: protein MRIGLITPEPGHPLLADATALLAPEHTVEAVDPAAPGAAALPLAEVYLLKSRTPQALGLARDLERRGATVVNSAAATELCQDRTQMADLALRAGLPFAATRGHGSLSAWAAGARLDGPVVLKSRRSRRGDLVARVDDVTRLRELARQWPHEPVVVQEYAPNSGWDHKLWAIGDRVFSALRRSELSPGGRGPTRSLPLAELPRGWADLVREVGTVFALDVYGVDIIDTGGGTPLIVDVNAFPGIRGQAGAPEALAALALRRAGPDGGMRGA, encoded by the coding sequence GTGAGGATCGGCCTGATCACCCCGGAGCCCGGGCATCCGCTGCTGGCGGACGCCACCGCGCTGCTGGCCCCGGAACACACCGTCGAAGCCGTCGACCCGGCCGCACCGGGAGCCGCGGCGCTGCCGCTCGCCGAGGTGTACCTGCTGAAGTCGCGGACACCGCAGGCGCTGGGGCTCGCGCGGGACCTGGAGCGGCGCGGGGCGACCGTGGTGAACTCCGCGGCGGCCACGGAGCTGTGCCAGGACCGTACGCAGATGGCGGACCTCGCACTGCGGGCCGGCCTGCCGTTCGCCGCCACCCGCGGCCACGGGTCCCTCTCGGCGTGGGCCGCCGGGGCCCGGCTCGACGGCCCCGTGGTGCTCAAGAGCCGGCGCAGCCGCCGGGGCGACCTCGTGGCGCGCGTCGACGACGTGACGCGCCTGCGGGAGTTGGCGCGTCAGTGGCCGCACGAGCCGGTGGTGGTGCAGGAGTACGCGCCCAACAGCGGCTGGGACCACAAGCTGTGGGCGATCGGGGACCGGGTCTTCTCGGCCCTGCGCCGATCCGAGCTCTCCCCCGGCGGCCGTGGCCCCACCCGGTCGCTGCCCCTGGCCGAGCTGCCCCGCGGATGGGCCGATCTGGTGCGCGAGGTGGGGACGGTGTTCGCGCTGGACGTCTACGGCGTGGACATCATCGACACCGGGGGCGGGACACCGCTGATCGTGGACGTCAACGCCTTCCCCGGTATCCGGGGCCAGGCCGGCGCCCCCGAGGCCCTCGCGGCGCTCGCCCTGCGGCGCGCAGGTCCGGACGGGGGAATGCGCGGGGCGTGA
- a CDS encoding ATP-grasp domain-containing protein: protein MRLCFLVEEHYRHDGMPNEVIGQLTAWGHQVDVVRPGGSLLRMTEVVDAGAHDAWVLKTVSGGPGLTLLEAAAAAGMTTVNDARSIRGVRDKALAAAIGRGRGLPLPPTYAVALPELLREIPAAEYPLVVKPADGSSGRAVHLVPSPEQLESLLPVLAGEGLLIAQPYVPNSGTDIKVYGVGGELFATERCSPLHPDPSVRERRVPLSAEVAAIAAQVGAVYGLDLYGVDVLLGPDGPVVVDVNDFPSFRQVPDAAARVARAVLDLARAGGPTQPPATTTATVPSPTPPPYEALPLSIPAQVSAVGGDGA from the coding sequence ATGAGGCTCTGCTTCCTGGTGGAGGAGCACTACCGCCACGACGGCATGCCGAACGAGGTGATCGGGCAGCTGACCGCGTGGGGGCACCAGGTGGACGTGGTGCGGCCCGGTGGCTCGCTGCTGCGCATGACCGAGGTGGTGGACGCGGGTGCGCACGACGCATGGGTGCTCAAGACGGTGTCCGGCGGTCCGGGCCTGACGCTGCTGGAGGCCGCGGCCGCGGCCGGCATGACCACCGTCAACGACGCCCGGTCGATCCGGGGCGTACGGGACAAGGCGCTGGCCGCCGCCATCGGGCGCGGCCGGGGGCTCCCGCTGCCTCCGACGTACGCGGTGGCCCTCCCCGAGCTGCTCCGGGAGATCCCGGCGGCGGAGTACCCGCTCGTCGTCAAGCCCGCCGACGGCAGCTCCGGACGGGCCGTGCACCTGGTGCCGTCGCCGGAGCAGCTGGAATCCCTGCTGCCCGTGCTCGCGGGCGAGGGCCTGCTCATCGCCCAGCCGTACGTGCCCAACTCGGGTACGGACATCAAGGTGTACGGGGTCGGCGGCGAGCTGTTCGCGACCGAGCGGTGTTCCCCGCTGCACCCGGACCCCTCGGTACGGGAGCGCCGCGTGCCGCTGTCGGCCGAGGTGGCGGCGATCGCCGCCCAGGTCGGGGCGGTGTACGGGCTGGACCTGTACGGCGTGGACGTGCTGCTGGGCCCGGACGGGCCGGTGGTCGTCGACGTGAACGACTTCCCGAGCTTCCGTCAGGTGCCGGACGCGGCGGCGCGGGTCGCCCGGGCGGTCCTGGACCTGGCGCGGGCGGGCGGTCCGACGCAGCCGCCGGCGACCACGACCGCGACGGTGCCCTCGCCCACGCCGCCGCCGTACGAGGCGCTTCCGCTGTCGATCCCGGCGCAGGTCTCGGCCGTGGGGGGCGACGGCGCGTGA
- a CDS encoding DUF7873 family protein, protein MPKLNQIIAVEKGVKSKSLQELTQAHHDVQKPALLAGISRTYQPKDEEGEQLPPESTRVQIKAEDVLRATAGTLTRLFDVTATKDWANRSAAADVVVDGTVLLAQVPVPYLLFLEKQLTDMHTFVRKLPVLDASESWNLDPSTDSWKTDPVRTIRTKKVPRNHVKAEATEKHPAQVEVYYEDVPVGYWTTVKFSGALPARRVNELIDRVEKLQQAVKFAREEANSAEVTDQRVGDAVFGYLFR, encoded by the coding sequence GTGCCGAAGCTGAATCAGATCATCGCAGTGGAAAAGGGCGTCAAGTCCAAGTCCCTCCAGGAGCTCACGCAGGCTCACCACGACGTCCAGAAGCCCGCCCTGCTGGCCGGTATCTCCCGGACCTACCAGCCCAAGGACGAGGAGGGCGAGCAACTGCCGCCCGAGTCCACCCGGGTGCAGATCAAGGCCGAGGACGTGCTGCGCGCGACGGCCGGAACCCTCACGCGGCTGTTCGACGTGACGGCGACCAAGGACTGGGCCAACCGCAGCGCGGCCGCCGACGTCGTCGTGGACGGGACGGTCCTGCTGGCGCAGGTGCCCGTACCGTACCTGCTCTTCCTGGAGAAGCAGCTCACGGACATGCACACCTTCGTACGGAAGCTGCCGGTGCTGGACGCCTCCGAATCCTGGAACCTGGACCCGTCCACGGACTCCTGGAAGACGGACCCGGTGCGCACCATCCGCACCAAGAAGGTGCCGCGCAACCACGTGAAGGCCGAGGCCACCGAGAAGCACCCGGCGCAGGTCGAGGTGTACTACGAGGACGTTCCGGTCGGGTACTGGACGACCGTGAAGTTCTCCGGTGCGCTTCCCGCCCGGCGGGTCAACGAGCTGATCGACCGCGTGGAGAAGCTCCAGCAGGCCGTCAAGTTCGCCCGCGAGGAGGCCAACAGCGCCGAGGTCACCGACCAGCGGGTCGGGGACGCGGTGTTCGGCTACCTGTTCAGGTAG
- a CDS encoding zf-HC2 domain-containing protein, protein MNRQRHEEELLGPYVLGVLDAEEIRRVEEHMSGCVQCREEVTALREMEAALGEVPDEAFLDGPPQGGDLLLQRTLRQMRGEQAGDRRRRAGLTGLAVAASLAAVFWAGTQLGTGESGAVALPPVPPSPTATADPSPPPAGTKVLSATDKGTGARMTVQMTPATKWVRVRAAVTGVPPGERCRLVVVSKNGTRTTAGGWVTGSQENGEAKGAALDGSAAVDPADVRAILVENESGKAFVSVPVTA, encoded by the coding sequence ATGAACCGGCAGCGGCACGAGGAGGAACTGCTCGGCCCCTATGTACTCGGCGTCCTGGACGCCGAGGAGATCCGCCGGGTCGAGGAACACATGAGCGGGTGCGTGCAGTGCCGGGAGGAGGTGACCGCGTTGCGCGAGATGGAGGCGGCACTGGGCGAAGTGCCCGACGAGGCGTTCCTCGACGGTCCGCCGCAGGGCGGGGACCTGCTGCTGCAGCGCACCCTGCGGCAGATGCGCGGTGAGCAGGCGGGTGACCGGCGCCGGCGCGCGGGTCTGACGGGACTGGCCGTGGCGGCCTCGCTGGCCGCCGTGTTCTGGGCCGGTACCCAGCTGGGTACGGGTGAATCGGGGGCCGTCGCACTGCCGCCCGTGCCGCCCTCCCCGACGGCCACGGCGGACCCGTCGCCGCCCCCCGCGGGGACCAAGGTGCTCTCCGCGACCGACAAGGGCACGGGTGCGCGGATGACCGTGCAGATGACGCCCGCCACCAAGTGGGTGCGGGTGCGTGCGGCGGTCACGGGAGTGCCGCCGGGCGAGCGGTGCCGGCTGGTCGTGGTCTCCAAGAACGGTACGCGCACCACCGCCGGCGGCTGGGTCACGGGCAGCCAGGAGAACGGCGAGGCCAAGGGCGCGGCGCTGGACGGATCGGCGGCCGTGGACCCTGCGGACGTCCGGGCGATCCTCGTCGAGAACGAGTCGGGCAAGGCGTTCGTGTCCGTACCGGTGACGGCCTGA
- a CDS encoding sigma-70 family RNA polymerase sigma factor, protein MAGPLWPRTRRGSTDEALIKSVYEEHGHALLAYATRLTGDRAAAEDVVQETLIRAWRHSEVLVNGKGSVRGWLLTVARNIITDRYRAKAARPAEVSGASSAPPVEADHADSVVDSMTVLGALDQLSPEHRDVLKELYYRQLSVAEAADSLGIPAGTVKSRSHYALKALRDVFKSDGFRDIGSREGKRSGRPPQQPAGLREVVA, encoded by the coding sequence ATGGCCGGACCACTGTGGCCCCGCACTCGGCGGGGCTCGACCGATGAGGCACTGATCAAGTCGGTGTACGAGGAGCACGGCCACGCCCTGCTCGCGTACGCCACCCGGCTCACCGGAGACCGGGCCGCCGCCGAGGATGTCGTCCAGGAGACGCTCATCCGGGCCTGGCGGCACTCCGAGGTGCTGGTCAACGGAAAGGGCTCGGTGCGCGGCTGGCTGCTCACGGTGGCCCGCAACATCATCACCGACCGCTACCGGGCCAAGGCCGCCCGGCCCGCGGAGGTCTCCGGGGCCTCCTCCGCTCCCCCGGTGGAGGCGGACCACGCCGACTCGGTGGTGGACAGCATGACGGTCCTGGGGGCCCTCGACCAGCTGTCGCCGGAACACCGCGACGTGCTCAAGGAGTTGTACTACCGGCAGCTCAGCGTCGCGGAGGCGGCCGACAGCCTCGGCATCCCGGCGGGCACGGTCAAATCGCGTTCGCACTACGCCCTCAAGGCGCTGCGCGACGTCTTCAAGAGCGACGGCTTCAGGGACATCGGTTCCAGAGAAGGAAAACGATCGGGCAGGCCGCCCCAGCAGCCCGCCGGACTGCGTGAGGTGGTGGCATGA
- a CDS encoding DUF1996 domain-containing protein, with product MGNEHRLLTLIICLVLGGGLIAAVLGASRAVGPHAGTASGRPAPSDYVDIRDVPRGSAATPVPGPEGSAGSVVVECGRNEQGHYNEDNLVVSPGLPGGAHHTHAYVGNLSTNAMSTAASLDAAATSCTGGDRSTYYWPVLRRPDRPGTRPHEGSAGHGNVGEILPEASVVVEFRGNPVSKVVPMPRFLRGMTGDAVAYTAADEADVRARWGCSGSPDRATTRYPRCPTGDRVTRTLVFPSCWNGLDTVGATHRSHLRFPAGNGVCPKDTFPVPELRLSLAYEVPPGLNVALDSFPEQRHSPKTDHAMFVNAMTDRQMAAVVDCLNAGRVCRI from the coding sequence ATGGGGAACGAACACCGGCTGCTCACGCTCATCATCTGCCTGGTCCTGGGCGGCGGGCTGATCGCAGCGGTACTGGGAGCATCGCGGGCGGTCGGGCCGCACGCCGGAACGGCGTCCGGGCGGCCCGCGCCGTCCGACTATGTCGACATACGCGACGTTCCGCGCGGCTCGGCCGCCACACCCGTCCCGGGGCCCGAAGGGTCGGCCGGCTCGGTGGTGGTGGAGTGCGGCCGCAACGAGCAGGGCCACTACAACGAGGACAACCTGGTGGTCTCGCCCGGCCTGCCGGGCGGCGCCCACCACACGCACGCCTACGTCGGAAACCTCTCCACGAACGCGATGTCGACCGCGGCGTCCCTGGACGCCGCCGCCACGAGCTGCACCGGCGGCGACCGGTCCACGTACTACTGGCCCGTCCTGCGGCGCCCCGACCGCCCGGGCACGCGCCCGCACGAGGGTTCGGCGGGACACGGCAACGTCGGCGAGATCCTGCCGGAGGCCTCGGTCGTGGTGGAGTTCCGCGGCAACCCGGTGAGCAAGGTCGTGCCGATGCCGCGCTTCCTGCGCGGGATGACGGGCGACGCCGTCGCGTACACGGCCGCCGACGAGGCCGACGTCCGGGCCCGCTGGGGGTGTTCGGGCTCCCCGGACCGGGCCACGACGCGCTACCCGCGCTGCCCCACCGGTGACCGGGTGACCCGCACCCTGGTCTTCCCGAGCTGCTGGAACGGCCTCGACACCGTCGGCGCCACGCACCGCTCGCACCTGCGCTTCCCCGCCGGGAACGGGGTCTGCCCGAAGGACACCTTCCCGGTGCCCGAACTGCGCCTGTCCCTCGCCTACGAGGTCCCCCCGGGGCTGAACGTGGCGCTCGACTCCTTCCCGGAGCAGCGGCACAGCCCGAAGACCGATCACGCGATGTTCGTGAACGCGATGACCGACCGGCAGATGGCCGCGGTCGTCGACTGCCTCAACGCGGGCCGCGTCTGCCGGATCTGA
- a CDS encoding phosphotransferase family protein, producing MDAGLDQERWDATRSWVEKGLPEAERIEKAVRLRGGWTSQMRRLDLCDGPDGRRSLVLRSFVKPFYLRHAEGLLSREAAILGLLGDTDVPAATLVALDATGEHCDHPSLLMSLLPGSVRLDDRGADDRAALLARQLVDIHRLRVPVQRRPRTYQAWASPERVTPPAATGRPELWRRAVDVIRRDAPAYRGCFLHRDFHPGNVLFTGAGADLRISGVVDWVETSWGPADLDVAHCSTALALLHGVPAGMAFADRYAAAGGTLAEDPAAHLHWRLLDALGFAPDAEKVAVPWRELGRADLTTGVLTERLEAYLHALFERYG from the coding sequence ATGGACGCAGGGCTTGACCAGGAGCGCTGGGACGCCACGCGCTCCTGGGTGGAGAAGGGGCTGCCCGAGGCGGAGCGCATCGAGAAGGCGGTGCGGCTGCGCGGCGGCTGGACCTCGCAGATGCGGCGCCTGGACCTCTGCGACGGCCCGGACGGCCGGCGTTCGCTCGTCCTGCGGTCTTTCGTCAAGCCCTTCTACCTCCGGCACGCGGAGGGGCTGCTGAGCCGGGAGGCGGCGATCCTGGGCCTGCTCGGCGACACGGACGTGCCCGCGGCGACGCTCGTGGCGCTGGATGCGACGGGCGAGCACTGCGACCATCCCTCCCTGCTGATGTCCCTGCTGCCGGGGAGCGTGCGCCTGGACGACCGGGGCGCCGACGACCGCGCCGCACTGCTGGCCCGGCAGCTGGTGGACATCCACCGGCTGCGGGTGCCCGTACAGCGACGGCCGCGCACCTACCAGGCCTGGGCCTCTCCCGAGCGGGTGACCCCGCCCGCGGCCACCGGCCGGCCCGAGCTCTGGAGGCGGGCGGTCGACGTCATCCGCCGCGACGCACCCGCGTATCGGGGCTGTTTCCTGCACCGGGACTTCCACCCCGGGAACGTCCTCTTCACGGGCGCCGGCGCGGACCTCCGCATCAGCGGGGTCGTCGACTGGGTGGAGACCTCCTGGGGGCCGGCCGACCTCGACGTGGCCCACTGCTCGACGGCCCTGGCCCTCCTGCACGGCGTCCCCGCCGGCATGGCCTTCGCCGACCGCTACGCCGCCGCGGGAGGCACCCTGGCCGAGGATCCCGCGGCCCACCTCCACTGGCGGCTGCTGGACGCGCTGGGCTTCGCGCCGGACGCGGAGAAGGTGGCCGTCCCCTGGCGCGAACTGGGCCGCGCCGACCTGACGACCGGTGTGCTGACCGAGCGGCTGGAGGCGTACCTGCACGCCCTGTTCGAACGGTACGGCTGA